The Thermodesulfobacteriota bacterium genome has a window encoding:
- a CDS encoding class I SAM-dependent methyltransferase translates to MGDENQLLYIIRYEKEFFGPYLEVGSRDYGAPQVLRSIFSDRDTYIGADMQNGSGVDVVLNFTQKFKEIDAKLKGIRFRTIFCMSVLEHCEQPFKMAENLTALLKPGGKICLSVPFSWKFHGFPSDYWRFTPEGVEKLFPKLEFDRANCLASTSRKREFYKPDSEVGKIKFSFKTQIKKGHFIRAISVKVLRGLSKVGILRWLAGYRYVLTPTMVNMIGVASSKRNS, encoded by the coding sequence GAGGTCGGATCAAGAGATTACGGGGCACCTCAAGTTTTACGATCCATTTTTTCGGACAGAGATACTTATATAGGCGCAGATATGCAGAATGGATCCGGTGTTGACGTAGTTTTGAATTTTACACAAAAATTTAAAGAAATAGATGCAAAACTTAAAGGGATTCGTTTCAGAACGATTTTTTGTATGAGCGTATTGGAGCATTGTGAACAACCATTTAAAATGGCGGAAAATTTGACCGCTTTGTTGAAGCCTGGAGGAAAAATTTGCCTGTCCGTTCCTTTTTCCTGGAAATTTCATGGCTTCCCTTCTGATTATTGGCGGTTTACTCCTGAAGGCGTTGAGAAGCTTTTTCCCAAACTTGAATTTGATCGTGCAAACTGTTTGGCATCTACATCGAGAAAACGTGAATTTTATAAACCTGATTCCGAAGTAGGAAAAATAAAGTTCAGTTTTAAAACCCAGATTAAAAAAGGTCATTTCATACGGGCGATTTCTGTAAAAGTTCTTAGAGGGCTGTCTAAAGTAGGTATATTAAGATGGCTTGCCGGATACAGATATGTGCTCACCCCAACAATGGTAAACATGATAGGAGTAGCTTCAAGTAAAAGAAATAGCTAA